CTCGCCACACAAGCCACCAAAGTTGCACAGGTTAGtttctcatatgtatgtatgtatgtgttcaagccattattaaacaaatattctaccTTTAATTTCAACCAGATAACCTACAATCGGCCGCACATAGCGCAGGAGGATGAAGTGGCTACAGACTACTTGGAGGATAATGCCGAAATCATATTGGAAAAACTGGAGGATGAACAGAATGCCGCCTTGAGTGATGATAGCGATATGGAAGTGAATGGCGGTGGTGCTTTCAAGAATCTCAACTGGATAAACCGCACACGGCGTGCGGATCGCAATCACAATATCGATTTGCCGGACGATGATGCGGCCGCCGAACGCTTTACCGACCAGCAGCAATGGCGACAGGAGTTTGAGCGTGTGCTGCCGCAACTGAAAGTTTATGTGAAAGCTGACGCACGCGATTGGCGCACACATTTCAGCCAAATAGAGACTTTAAAGGCGAGCATTGATGAGGTAACATATAAATTCATAACACAAACAGTATGAAAAAGTAATATCTTTTTCTTAAGTGCTCTGAGGACACACAATCGCAATTGAAAAAGCTGCACAGCGAGTTCACCTTCAGTCTGGAGAAGATCGAAAGTCGCGAGAAGCATTTGAATAACGAGCTACAGTCGTCCATACGACAATTTAAGGAAATCTCAATTGAGTTGTCCAATGTGCAACATGCCCAAATGCAGGTGCAGACCGACACTGAGGCGCTTATGACGCAATTGAATTCCGTTATACAAGAGAATGACATCAAGAAGAATGAAATGGAGCGACGCGGTCAATCCATGTCGGATGGCAGTGAGTTCATGAtttttctagcaaattgaacATATTGGTCTCATTGAAATGTCTCCTAGGTTCTGTTGTTAACATCAAGAAAGCGATAAATAAGCTTAAAGAGGATACGGCTCACTTAAATTTGGAGGTGGCACTTCTGGTGCATGGCATCGATCAGGATATCATGCGTCAAGCAGGGAATTTCACTGAGACTGATTCCGGCTATGATTCGTCAACCGTAAAGACTTTTTAGTCgaaattaccgttattatttatttactattctaCGCTTGGGAAActtttttgtaaatacatatgtaagtactgctta
This portion of the Zeugodacus cucurbitae isolate PBARC_wt_2022May chromosome 3, idZeuCucr1.2, whole genome shotgun sequence genome encodes:
- the LOC105209781 gene encoding intraflagellar transport protein 57 homolog; its protein translation is MHGDSVNSQDSSNLPVTTFQSDDLLEKLKMLNYEKQLLNEYKMKPLSRFYFVKSFNPGEQFFMFTLICWWLCRKLGKEMDRPQEFDDPNTVIAKIVQILDEMDVPVDFPPNKLIRGAGPICLNVLDILATQATKVAQITYNRPHIAQEDEVATDYLEDNAEIILEKLEDEQNAALSDDSDMEVNGGGAFKNLNWINRTRRADRNHNIDLPDDDAAAERFTDQQQWRQEFERVLPQLKVYVKADARDWRTHFSQIETLKASIDECSEDTQSQLKKLHSEFTFSLEKIESREKHLNNELQSSIRQFKEISIELSNVQHAQMQVQTDTEALMTQLNSVIQENDIKKNEMERRGQSMSDGSSVVNIKKAINKLKEDTAHLNLEVALLVHGIDQDIMRQAGNFTETDSGYDSSTVKTF